A stretch of the Eretmochelys imbricata isolate rEreImb1 chromosome 15, rEreImb1.hap1, whole genome shotgun sequence genome encodes the following:
- the LOC144275853 gene encoding uncharacterized protein LOC144275853 isoform X2, translating to MCRRTHGDSTKTSLEVLKIIGIQQTELCCPSVQFWLMLGYKSLSEDNTIITPSARGMLERTLKAAIHSLYIEALKRKPDQGNAFELTSKWDASNHFLARGGFADWRYIHRARLNCVPFNGAIRHGNRDKRCRKCGYSNETLPHVLCSCKPHSRAWQLRHNAIQNRLVKAIAPCLGAVAVNCAIPGTDSLLRPDVVITDEAQKKIILIDITVPFENRTLAFREA from the coding sequence gtatccagcagacagagctgtgctgcccaagTGTTCAATTTTGGCTGatgctgggttacaaatcactgtctgaggacaacaccatcatcaccccgagcgccaggggcatgctggagaggaccctgaaggcagccatccactcgcTGTACATAGAAGCCTTGAAGCGTAAGCCGGACCAGGGAAAtgccttcgaactgaccagcaagtgggacgccagcaaccacttcctcgccaGGGGCGGCTTTGCCGACTGGCGGTACATCCACCgtgcccggctcaactgcgtcccgtTCAACGGAGCCATCCgccacgggaaccgagacaagcgttgcaggaagtgcggctactccaacgagaccctgccccacgtcctgtgcagctgcaagccccactccagagcctggcagctgcgccacaatgctatccagaaccgcctggtgaaagccattgCACCGTGCCTGGGGGCGGTCGCCGTGAACTGTGCCATCCCCGGTACCGACAGCCTGCTGCGACCCGACGTGGTCAtcaccgacgaggcccagaaaaagatcatcctcattGACATCACAGTccccttcgagaacaggaccctggccttccGAGAAGCCTGA
- the LOC144275853 gene encoding uncharacterized protein LOC144275853 isoform X3, which yields MLGYKSLSEDNTIITPSARGMLERTLKAAIHSLYIEALKRKPDQGNAFELTSKWDASNHFLARGGFADWRYIHRARLNCVPFNGAIRHGNRDKRCRKCGYSNETLPHVLCSCKPHSRAWQLRHNAIQNRLVKAIAPCLGAVAVNCAIPGTDSLLRPDVVITDEAQKKIILIDITVPFENRTLAFREA from the coding sequence atgctgggttacaaatcactgtctgaggacaacaccatcatcaccccgagcgccaggggcatgctggagaggaccctgaaggcagccatccactcgcTGTACATAGAAGCCTTGAAGCGTAAGCCGGACCAGGGAAAtgccttcgaactgaccagcaagtgggacgccagcaaccacttcctcgccaGGGGCGGCTTTGCCGACTGGCGGTACATCCACCgtgcccggctcaactgcgtcccgtTCAACGGAGCCATCCgccacgggaaccgagacaagcgttgcaggaagtgcggctactccaacgagaccctgccccacgtcctgtgcagctgcaagccccactccagagcctggcagctgcgccacaatgctatccagaaccgcctggtgaaagccattgCACCGTGCCTGGGGGCGGTCGCCGTGAACTGTGCCATCCCCGGTACCGACAGCCTGCTGCGACCCGACGTGGTCAtcaccgacgaggcccagaaaaagatcatcctcattGACATCACAGTccccttcgagaacaggaccctggccttccGAGAAGCCTGA